Proteins from one Hoplias malabaricus isolate fHopMal1 chromosome 2, fHopMal1.hap1, whole genome shotgun sequence genomic window:
- the LOC136686860 gene encoding uncharacterized protein — protein MATTGCFACSECGMFSLTPFSTSSDKYSGCICSKCQLVSSLVDKVDQLEVRIRSLLLLRDKQRDSVLATPGALGRVSTPTTPVLEPSQRGEWVTSRRHSRKAKADANAEAKASPPGHHAPPIRVSNRFAPLSEAPAEEPVKSALVIGDSIVRHVKLATPLGAPAVTVSCLSGARAPDISGNLRLLANRRYSRVVIHVGANDIRLQQSEVTKGNIREVIKLAQTMSDAVICSGPIPMRRGDEAYSRLWALNCWMSKWCSENQVGFIDNWLCFEGKPGLIGRDGIHPTREGAALLSCSIAHSLLVSQQSSVDSC, from the coding sequence atggctactactggctgttttgcctgctcagagtgtggcatgtttagtttaacgcccttttccacctctagcgataaatatagtggttgtatttgtagtaagtgtcagctagttagctctctggtggataaagtggaccagctagaagtgcgcatccggagcttattattgttgagggataaacagcgagattcagtgttagcaactccgggtgccttagggagagttagcacccccacgactccggtgttagagccctcacagcggggtgaatgggtgacgtctcggcgtcatagccggaaagctaaggctgatgctaacgctgaggccaaagctagcccaccgggacaccacgctcctccgattcgcgtgtcaaacaggtttgccccgctcagcgaagcacccgctgaggagcctgttaagagtgctctggttataggagactctattgttcggcacgtgaaattagctactcctttaggggcgccggcagtaacagttagctgtttatcgggagccagagcgccggatattagtggcaaccttagactgttagctaataggagatattcgagggtagtcattcatgtaggggccaatgatattcgtctgcagcagtctgaggtaactaagggtaatattagagaggtgattaaactggcccagacgatgtccgatgccgtaatctgctctggccccataccaatgcggcgtggcgacgaagcttacagcagactttgggcgttaaactgctggatgtccaagtggtgttccgaaaatcaagtgggctttatagacaattggctatgttttgagggcaagcctggtcttataggtagggatggtatccaccccacgcgggagggtgctgccttactttcttgcagtatagcacatagtcttttagttagtcagcagagtagtgtagatagctgctga